From the Primulina tabacum isolate GXHZ01 chromosome 15, ASM2559414v2, whole genome shotgun sequence genome, one window contains:
- the LOC142527110 gene encoding LOW QUALITY PROTEIN: putative disease resistance protein At1g58400 (The sequence of the model RefSeq protein was modified relative to this genomic sequence to represent the inferred CDS: inserted 1 base in 1 codon) has product MVDAAATVALEMLRDLLIEEVKFLSGVEGQVEDVGRELQAMRRFLKDADKRRDIYNSDIVHGWVSELMDLATRAEDVLEKYAVEVASKRGAKNLKKRLKRFTCILCECLALHETGKETAGIMSRMAELTKKLESISKGDGSSSFGCNGDQRLLRQTYGRGIEEHFVGMKNAIDLLVLRMKNDDRSSRVISICGMGGLGKTTLARKIFQHKDVLFCFEARAWVCITQKLQAKAILQEILRQLLPRENKERVTRMEEAELVRELYDIQKEKKWLVVLDDIWEIDHWNFLKNAFPLAESKSKILLTTRNQRSQRQNLSTTNSKQFEAIGREFVRKCGCLPLAVSAIGGILRGQQNTRDWNKVLKNMDSYLKHGKGVGANDKRVEHVLSLSYNVLPYYLKLCFLYLGCFPEDKTINVEDVYLIWMAEGLISSDDKGRNETLWDVAERYLNELASKCIVQVKMDGGYKSCRLHDLVRDLCLSKGKEENFFEDSQGKIRRLAINLGVDDSHLSDDDACSIAQFNNVNLRSLLLLSNSRHACHDITNIWKDLLSNALLRSLKVLVLERCKFEDHKLPHDVRKLVMLKHLSIRHSDVREVPEFVCKLPCLQSLDLRLSILITLPNSIGKMGRLRHLFLEQSSSVIDDGRLGLEGLTELETLIGFSSLFCHTKHLLKLTNLRRLGGHISDIESLSVVVDHMTKLKDQLREASLEISVRDDLSSEQGSRVIDSLMHCPLNYLLIDGKLSQNLVSLSLSGSEIVEDPMXTLQHLPTLQSLRLDNDSFVGIEMVCGSKGFPQRKRLRLWGLRNLVRWRVEEEAMPNLSDLWIGFCPKLEMIPKGIISMASITNLIISRMPSNFMERLRIGGEDYPKISHIPFLDLKDW; this is encoded by the exons ATGGTTGATGCTGCTGCAACAGTGGCTTTGGAAATGCTGCGTGATCTATTGATCGAAGAAGTGAAGTTTTTGTCAGGTGTCGAAGGTCAGGTTGAGGACGTCGGAAGGGAGCTTCAAGCGATGCGCCGTTTCTTGAAGGATGCCGACAAGAGGCGGGACATATACAACTCTGACATCGTGCATGGTTGGGTTTCAGAACTTATGGATCTGGCAACAAGGGCTGAGGATGTTCTTGAAAAATATGCTGTTGAAGTTGCATCAAAAAGAGGAGCCAAGAACTTGAAAAAAAGGCTCAAAAGATTCACTTGCATATTGTGTGAGTGTTTGGCTCTTCACGAGACAGGGAAGGAGACTGCTGGTATTATGTCTCGCATGGCTGAACTCACCAAAAAATTGGAGTCTATAAGTAAAGGGGATGGCTCGTCAAGTTTCGGATGCAATGGCGATCAACGATTGCTAAGGCAGACATACGGTCGTGGGATTGAAGAGCATTTTGTTGGGATGAAGAATGCTATAGATCTTCTTGTATTGCGTATGAAAAATGATGATAGGTCATCTCGAGTGATTTCTATATGTGGTATGGGTGGTTTGGGGAAGACCACTCTTGCGAGGAAAATTTTCCAACACAAGGATGTACTATTCTGTTTTGAAGCTCGTGCTTGGGTTTGCATTACGCAGAAACTTCAAGCAAAAGCTATTCTCCAGGAAATATTGAGGCAACTTCTTCCAAGAGAAAACAAAGAACGAGTAACGAGAATGGAGGAAGCTGAATTGGTGAGAGAACTATATGATATACAGAAAGAGAAGAAATGGCTGGTGGTTCTTGATGATATATGGGAAATCGATCATTGGAATTTCTTAAAGAATGCATTTCCGCTTGCAGAATCGAAATCCAAAATTTTGCTCACCACTCGAAATCAAAGATCGCAGAGACAGAATTTGTCTACAA CCAACTCGAAACAGTTTGAAGCTATAGGAAGGGAATTTGTACGCAAATGTGGGTGTCTGCCCCTAGCAGTATCCGCTATTGGTGGAATTTTGCGAGGACAACAAAATACACGGGACTGGAATAAGGTCCTCAAGAATATGGATTCGTACCTGAAGCACGGGAAAGGTGTTGGTGCCAATGATAAAAGGGTAGAACATGTGCTAAGCTTGAGTTACAACGTATTGCCTTACTACCTAAAATTATGTTTCCTGTATTTAGGATGTTTTCCAGAGGACAAGACTATAAATGTGGAAGATGTATATTTGATATGGATGGCAGAAGGATTGATTTCATCGGACGATAAAGGGCGAAATGAAACTCTTTGGGATGTTGCTGAACGTTATTTAAATGAGCTAGCAAGCAAATGCATTGTTCAGGTGAAAATGGATGGGGGATATAAATCATGCCGTCTTCATGATTTGGTGAGAGATCTATGTTTGTCAAAGGgaaaagaagaaaatttttttgaGGATTCTCAAGGAAAAATTCGAAGATTAGCGATCAATTTGGGCGTTGACGATTCACATTTAAGCGATGACGACGCATGTAGTATTGCACAGTTTAATAATGTAAACTTACGATCTCTTCTATTGCTATCCAATTCGAgacatgcatgtcatgatattACTAACATCTGGAAAGATCTACTCAGCAACGCATTGCTCCGATCTCTCAAAGTCTTGGTATTGGAACGCTGCAAATTTGAGGATCACAAGTTACCTCATGATGTGAGGAAACTAGTGATGCTCAAGCATTTGAGTATAAGACATAGCGACGTCAGGGAGGTGCCAGAATTTGTCTGCAAACTACCATGTTTACAATCATTGGATCTACGATTGTCAATTCTTATTACGTTACCAAATTCGATTGGTAAGATGGGACGATTGAGGCATCTCTTTCTGGAGCAGTCGTCGTCGGTCATTGATGATGGGAGACTAGGACTCGAGGGCTTAACGGAATTGGAGACATTGATTGGGTTCAGTAGTCTGTTCTGTCATACTAAGCATCTCCTCAAATTAACCAATCTCCGACGTCTTGGTGGGCATATTTCTGATATAGAAAGCTTATCTGTGGTTGTTGATCACATGACTAAACTCAAGGATCAGCTTCGGGAGGCAAGTTTAGAAATTAGCGTGAGGGATGATTTGAGTTCCGAACAAGGTTCACGTGTCATTGATTCGTTAATGCATTGCCCACTCAATTATTTGTTAATTGATGGGAAATTGAG CCAGAATCTTGTTTCCTTGTCGCTTTCTGGTAGTGAAATTGTGGAAGATCCGA AAACACTACAACATCTTCCCACGCTACAAAGTCTTCGGTTAGACAACGACTCATTTGTTGGCATAGAAATGGTTTGTGGGAGTAAAGGATTTCCTCAGCGCAAAAGACTTAGACTTTGGGGATTGAGGAATTTAGTGAGATGGAGGGTGGAAGAAGAGGCAATGCCAAATCTTTCGGATCTCTGGATCGGATTTTGTCCAAAACTGGAGATGATCCCAAAAGGAATAATTTCCATGGCTTCCATCACAAACCTGATCATTTCTCGCATGCCCTCTAATTTCATGGAGCGGTTGAGAATTGGAGGAGAAGATTACCCCAAAATCAGTCATATACCTTTCCTTGATTTGAAGGATTGGTAA